GAGGACACGATCGTGGTGGAGAACAAGGTGAACACGGTCGACAAGGTGGTACCACGCAAGATTTCGCAGGTAAACACGTTTGTCCAGGTTTTCCACAACCACCACGACATCCTCCTCCACAACATCCACCTCCACTACAACTTTGAGATTCTACAGTGCACGGTTGACGACATTTAAAAATCGGTTTCTTGCAAATTGGCCGTTCAAGCGATAATGAACAACAACAACGTCTCTCAATAACTGGTTGAACATTGGATAAACAGGTTGTACAGGACGTTACAGCTGTGCGACATTGTTCTGATGGATCTCCTGAAATATTTCTGACTagttttctttataaataaattgtttttatgtACTATAGTAGATTCCCGGTTATCAAGTCCCggtttaatcatttttattaaaatgaaaataattgacaTATTCCATTATCTACATTATctagaaatatcttttataaataatagacagtatagatatataattatttatcttatgcTGTATGTGATAATTGgtatatattttcgaattaaCTAACTATTCAGTCCTATAAAAATGGTTAAGCGGGAGTCTACCATGCTTGGAACTCAGTATATTTACTTCTGCAAAGACAAGCAGTTTCAACTTTTGTTGTTCCACACGAAGCTCTAAGACGAGATCCGCACGGTCCACCGCATCCTCCCCGCATTCGTTCGTTTTCATCAAGTGATGAGTTCGGGTCACTTTGATGAGCGTACGTCATCGTGTCTTCTTTCGATGATGCATCGTCTTTTTCGTTCATTATTCTGTACGTGCGCGACTCTGAATTGCCTTTGACGCAACGATCTTGCCCACGATTCTTCTCGATGTCATTGCATTTGCTTAGCGTATCTTCTTCACCGCACTCTGACGCGCTTTTTTCAAAATGCATTCTGCCACTATCTTCGGTATGATTTACGTTAATATTTTCGTATCCGCCGTCATTTTTACCAACCGAATCGTCCGCTTGCCAAATATCgtaagtattattatattcctGTCTATTATCGTTATTGTAACGGAGCCTATGATGAGCATCCTGCATTTTCGTGATACAATTCTGGTGGTTTTCGCGCATATTTCCGAAGACGACGTCATGGAACGAGACTCGTCGTCGGGAAGGCAGCGGACTGCGAGGCGGTGGTACCGGCGGATACGCAAATTTTCGTCTTGACGGAATAATGACGCTAATGTCACTAAATTCGTACACGGGGTcgtatttgttaattttattattccggTTGATAGTTGTCACTTGAGTTTTGTTTATGCTGGAAATATCTACGTTTAGAAAGCCTTATTTTGACAAATTGTCACTGCACTGATgcttttagataaaaatacagaaataaaaataggaatttgaaattaatgacGCAACGTGACAACTAGACTGTTAAGCAAACATTAAAGGATTTGAAACTACCGATATCTTACCAACGGATGCTATTTCCGGTGAAAAGttgtaaatacaaattcaaCGTAAATGCTAGTCTAATATATCCAATTATTTTTGCACTTAGGGCTAAACATTTCTTCAGAAATAGCTTACAAAAATCTGGAAGAAtaggaataaagaaaattcagaaaatttgatataccTTAATTGAGCCTCTGTAATGTTGACTTCATTATtactaaacaaaatctttgGCTCAGATTGATCTGTTTCTTGTTTCTGCGCTTCAAATTGACAATCTTTCGCGATATCGTTATTCTTCTGCGACTCCAGAGACAACGTACTATTTTAATAAGAGCATCATTAACAAGGCATTTTTGGATGAAACTAGATATGACCAGAAAAAGCGGAAATACGTATGTATCGAGAATAAATTTAAACCTGCGGAACTTAGAATGTTGACGATTGTACCACGTAGTAATTGCGTTAGGACTGGGTGAAGGGTCGCAAATTGTTGTCATTGAATTGACAACACCTAGATTTGCACAGTCGTTTTTTAAGAAATGCTTTTTCTCCTTGTCAAAGTAAACGTTTGTCTCCTCGACTTCGCTACCTCCACCGCGAAGTCTATGCTTGTCAGATTGATAATGTTGATTTCTATTTAGTGACGCGTTACCAATTGAATTTTCTGTGTCATAACACTGCCAATTTGATGATTCCTTTGCCGAAATTGTTAAGGTTGCAGGCGAATGCTGTACTTTTTTGATTTCATGATTCACAGTTGACAAAGACAGGCGAACGTAACAATTCTTGCAAAATAATTCACCGAGATGCGTCACGACGTTACAACTATTCAGTAATTTTCGACAATTACCTATGGAGCATTGAAagtcaaatttaaataatcttgGACTTATGATCgaataatgaaagaaaacaTTAAAAGAGGAAGTCTAATTGACTTAAACTAAAttctttaatagaaatttacgaTACTAACGACAAGAGAAACAAAACGTATGCCAAACTTTTCCAAGAGCTAATTTCTCTTCTGCGAAGTAAACCTCGCGATTACAACGTGGACAAACACCAGGCATTTATTAATCAACGTTATCTACTTCttgttaatatttgaaaacacATGTTGCAATGATCTTTACATATTACTATCCTCGATTATACTATACACAATTTACATATTAAGATCctcttctattaaaatttcttcgattaCCTGTACGATGTACGTTCTAACATTTATGAACGTTTTCAGAATAATCGTTTAGTACACAATAAATTTCACACATagttatttttgaattttgtaataatcaatttttgttatataaaaacaatctatataaatttcccaaaatatgttaaaaaatgtcGAACATCAATTACAGATCGATGTAAAACAAAACACAagcataaatattataaaataatattagagaCTGTtaatatgcaaaattatatacaattatcttgtacaagtaataataatgtcaaatatatcttatttattgtagtatatatcattattattataaagaaatacacAATTACTCTTATTAgcaacgtttgaaatatatatttgcttttttacatttaccaaatagagaaattataattcatacaTATTACATTGGTAAACGTGTGAAGGAGGAAGTCAATGTGTTTCATTCACATGCAACAAACGTCAGGTCATAGTGCAAGTGGCTCCGTGATTCAAAGAGGTTAAGAGAGCTGCCTAATAGAAATGGCAGCAATAAAGGGCCTGGGTAGAAATATCCCCTATCTGAGGCAACAATTTGCTGCCCTTTTAGGAAATACCAGTACTAGTGTTAAATTCATATGCATAGTCGTTCTGTTTTCCTATTGCCTTTCTTTCTCCACGGAAACGGTACGTGTATTGAGCGTGACACCAGGTTACCTACTGCCTCCAGTTTTTTGGATTTGGACTGCATTCACCTTCTGTTTCCTTGAGATACATTTCTGGGAAGTATGCGTGGATATTGTGACAGTAGGTCTTTGTGGCAAATTGATCGAACCACTATGGGGCGCGATGGAAATGATGACTTTCTTTGCTATTGTTAATTTTGGCGTCGCTGTATTATctgctttattttatttattcctttatATGTGCACCAACGATCCGGATCTGCTATTTGATATACACATTCATGGACTAACTGGATATATCGCAggtatattctttataaataacCTTCTGTTGTCATCGAACACATGtcatgtaatatgtatatatatacacatatatatgtatagatgtataatatattttgttatatttttttcggTATAGTATTATAGttttagataatattaaatacataattaattaatgttatttatcttTGTTTATAGGTGTTGCAGTAGCTGTAAAACAAATAATGCCAGATCATATTTTAGTTAAAACACCAATTGGGAAGATTACGAATAGAAATATACCATTAATGGTATGGGTTATGGGAGTGATATTATGGCTTTTTGGATTATTAGAAGGCACTCATCCAACTATGTTTCTTAGtggtttattaatatcatgGATATATCTTAGATTTTATCAAAAACATAACAATGGCACACGTGGTGATATGGCAGATAATTTCACATTTGCaaggtaaattttattttaatgttattgaAAAACATGAAATTAGATAGAATATTCTTAATCTTATGTATATGAATTCAATTATAGTTTCTTTCCAAATGTCTTACAACCACCAATAGCAGTTGTAAGTAACACGGTACATGGCTTTTTTGTACGAGTTGGAATTTGTAGAAAAGTAGTTAGAAGATTTGACATGTCCAATGCCCCACCTGGTCTCATTATAAATCTTCCTGGTATCGATCCACATGATAGTGAAAGAAGAAGGTTTGACATTCTTTTGTGTTTACTAAAACATATGCatataataagtaaaaaagaagagcAGTTAGTTCAGGAACAATCTTAAagttaattttgaaacaataatatttgtaggttcataactgataataattttcaggCAAATAGCATTAAAAGCCTTGAGTGAAAGATTGAGCAAGGATCATGCAAAACCATGGCAGCAAGAAAGAGCTAAGAAACATTCTCCAGTACCTCCTGCAGTTTCAATCCCAATTCCTGATACTGCTACACCCAAGCCACTTGCGTCTCCTCTCATTCCTCAAGTTAGTGTTAACATACATAATCATACTTCTACTAATACGTGATCACATCAAATAGACTGATTTCaaatacatgtataaatattttaagaaacttctaaagaaaatattaataatatgcaACAATATTGATAATATGGCAATGTttcatgaaataataatttttagtaatatgCATATGTAAGCAAAGCGCGATtgtaaaaaagagaagaatagcAAAGAAAGTACTTTTAGatctttatttgtaattatacagCCACATCGAAAAagcatttatttcttaatgtcTATTGGTAAGTTCAAAGAACAATATGTAATATTCAAGCTGTGCCTTGGCGtttataacttttaattaatttgtgtATCTAACCTTAAATCtgtttttaaacatataaacGCCGAGTTGATTTGTTCTTTAATATTACCACATACAAAATGGCATTTTATAcggtaaataaatttatatatattaactatAATGCCATATTGGAGATTGTACATTATATAGTCTTTAGAAGATTCTTAACAAGAAATATAGGAAAGCCGATCTTTCTAGTTTGTGATGatattttccaagaaaatCACGTTCTTTGTTACTAAGAAACTATAAACTCTATTTATGTAACTGAGTATTGTCggtaaaagataaataattaaaatttttttaacaaacatGTTGAAGGTCCTGAAATACTGTATAAGTGCAGCAATGTTCCGTCGTTAATATTATTCAGTAATAGCTGGAAGATAAAGATACATTACTAATAACAATGAATGAAAATAGACTGGTTTCCAgtgtaatgtaaaataattttattagggACAGATTTAAATTTGGAAAAGGTTATTACTTTACCAACatgttttagaaaatattttatacaatcaggattacaattaaatattctgtatagtgtaaaatgttaatgtacaatacatatacatgttgAAATGAGATGACGATTATAAAACACAAACATTTTCAGCTTATTTTAAAGTCAtactttaacaaaaattgtaaaaagaaatgcTAACTTTTTACATCGTGAAAAATGATTCTTTTACAAGAAAAGATGAATATCAAATGCATTATTTCTGTAGATTTCAAGACAATTATTTTAGGACACAGAGAACAAGTTTAACttcaacaaattattttcatattacttcaagcaataattatatttatatctgtaCCTAAATACCTAATATAGGTATATTAAAgattttatctaaattataaaatacatgtatattttgattaataCGCATGTATTGCTTGTATacacataaatttatattatttatgttcattgtgtattttattaatttattgtactAATCTTGTCCTATATAGCTCAAACATAGTTAACATAATTCTTACTGCTTATTAGGTACAggtatttaaaatgtaatcaTTTAGTTACATTGTAACACAcacattattttcattttatatctgatttatattttcacatgTAACATTCTTTCTTTACTTAAAACAATGCAACAATCAACTATTGTGCCACAAACACatgttgaaatttttttcgccatctattgatatttttaaacaattgttaaatattgattattatagtttaaaagtaattgtttaaaaatatatatgtatgaaaaGGTGAATGGAAAGTAgttcgtataaatatatagcaatgtggataatatttgatatatcaaTAGGTTGTAAATACAAGGAGTGATGTAATGTGAAGGGATCAAGACACTATAATGATGCAGTAATTATACATAGATAGATACATTAATACATGTGTGACGGAGTAagattaaaaactattttcaTGTATGATTCAAAACTATCCCTTAAGAATGTATGTTATTCATATTTTGGCCTTCCACTTAAAGATTactgataaaaaaatttttaagtacttttattataagatttttagtcaattaatatttattataaatattactagAGTTAAAGAGCGAAAGGCCAGAATGGGGTGTATGAACAAatgaatatttgttaatttcattaaatacattataagagtctaatataataattacacattatatatatgtacatgttatatataatGAGTTTTGTACATATGTTAAAATCGTTACAGTCtgtacaatattaaattttactaaaaaaatacatatttcctattttcctATACTGCTTGTaggataaaattataacaattaacACTAGATATTCAATACATAATAGAAATacttatttgaaatattaatatcttattatttaatttacattactcctaatttgttaattgtatataagtaataagtataaaatgttttcatattacataaaaaaagtATCTCATTCTTTGTTACAAATCCTCTTTCTCAAACTATAAGTTTAGAAGtgggaaataaataaatatatctataggATGAAAAGAactttattactattataatatataatctttGTGATTGAATGTTGCAATTATAGTTcttgaaaagtataaaatattccgaATAGTTTCTAATGGTGGCAGcacattttcaatatttagaACTACTTTTAATTgtcataataattttatcacaaTTTATATCATACAATTCTTTACAACAGACATGTACTTTCTttacctataaaattgttgttGATGCTGTGACCATTGTGTTTGTGGTGGTGGAGCTTGTTGTTGTGGAGGTGGTGGACCATATGATGGATC
This Bombus pascuorum chromosome 1, iyBomPasc1.1, whole genome shotgun sequence DNA region includes the following protein-coding sequences:
- the LOC132916816 gene encoding uncharacterized protein LOC132916816 isoform X3; translation: MPGVCPRCNREVYFAEEKLALGKVWHTFCFSCRNCRKLLNSCNVVTHLGELFCKNCYVRLSLSTVNHEIKKVQHSPATLTISAKESSNWQCYDTENSIGNASLNRNQHYQSDKHRLRGGGSEVEETNVYFDKEKKHFLKNDCANLGVVNSMTTICDPSPSPNAITTWYNRQHSKFRSTLSLESQKNNDIAKDCQFEAQKQETDQSEPKILFSNNEVNITEAQLSASECGEEDTLSKCNDIEKNRGQDRCVKGNSESRTYRIMNEKDDASSKEDTMTYAHQSDPNSSLDENERMRGGCGGPCGSRLRASCGTTKVETACLCRRDPSEQCRTAVTSCTTCLSNVQPVIERRCCCSLSLERPICKKPIFKCRQPCTVESQSCSGGGCCGGGCRGGCGKPGQTCLPAKSCVVPPCRPCSPCSPPRSCPQVICCCGPKSGNCCGNGGSTCCCRPKSPICRVRTRRCCSTDRAEPIDLGCCRPKTACDCFGGGLDCQRCGRKVYQAEMQIVSGIPFHNTCFSCYCCRKPLEPLTYQENCGEIYCKQCYVRNFGPQGYGYGVGPGTLQTPM
- the LOC132916816 gene encoding uncharacterized protein LOC132916816 isoform X2, coding for MPGVCPRCNREVYFAEEKLALGKVWHTFCFSCRNCRKLLNSCNVVTHLGELFCKNCYVRLSLSTVNHEIKKVQHSPATLTISAKESSNWQCYDTENSIGNASLNRNQHYQSDKHRLRGGGSEVEETNVYFDKEKKHFLKNDCANLGVVNSMTTICDPSPSPNAITTWYNRQHSKFRSTLSLESQKNNDIAKDCQFEAQKQETDQSEPKILFSNNEVNITEAQLSINKTQVTTINRNNKINKYDPVYEFSDISVIIPSRRKFAYPPVPPPRSPLPSRRRVSFHDVVFGNMRENHQNCITKMQDAHHRLRYNNDNRQEYNNTYDIWQADDSVGKNDGGYENINVNHTEDSGRMHFEKSASECGEEDTLSKCNDIEKNRGQDRCVKGNSESRTYRIMNEKDDASSKEDTMTYAHQSDPNSSLDENERMRGGCGGPCGSRLRASCGTTKVETACLCRRDPSEQCRTAVTSCTTCLSNVQPVIERRCCCSLSLERPICKKPIFKCRQPCTVESQSCSGGGCCGGGCRGGCGKPGQTCLPAKSCVVPPCRPCSPCSPPRSCPQVICCCGPKSGNCCGNGGSTCCCRPKSPICRVRTRRCCSTDRAEPIDLGCCRPKTACDCFGGGLDCQRCGRKVYQAEMQLLLLQKTLGTVNVSGELWGNLLQTMLRSKFRTSRIRIWCGSRYITDSHVELLYKINKPH
- the LOC132916816 gene encoding uncharacterized protein LOC132916816 isoform X1, with product MPGVCPRCNREVYFAEEKLALGKVWHTFCFSCRNCRKLLNSCNVVTHLGELFCKNCYVRLSLSTVNHEIKKVQHSPATLTISAKESSNWQCYDTENSIGNASLNRNQHYQSDKHRLRGGGSEVEETNVYFDKEKKHFLKNDCANLGVVNSMTTICDPSPSPNAITTWYNRQHSKFRSTLSLESQKNNDIAKDCQFEAQKQETDQSEPKILFSNNEVNITEAQLSINKTQVTTINRNNKINKYDPVYEFSDISVIIPSRRKFAYPPVPPPRSPLPSRRRVSFHDVVFGNMRENHQNCITKMQDAHHRLRYNNDNRQEYNNTYDIWQADDSVGKNDGGYENINVNHTEDSGRMHFEKSASECGEEDTLSKCNDIEKNRGQDRCVKGNSESRTYRIMNEKDDASSKEDTMTYAHQSDPNSSLDENERMRGGCGGPCGSRLRASCGTTKVETACLCRRDPSEQCRTAVTSCTTCLSNVQPVIERRCCCSLSLERPICKKPIFKCRQPCTVESQSCSGGGCCGGGCRGGCGKPGQTCLPAKSCVVPPCRPCSPCSPPRSCPQVICCCGPKSGNCCGNGGSTCCCRPKSPICRVRTRRCCSTDRAEPIDLGCCRPKTACDCFGGGLDCQRCGRKVYQAEMQIVSGIPFHNTCFSCYCCRKPLEPLTYQENCGEIYCKQCYVRNFGPQGYGYGVGPGTLQTPM
- the LOC132916885 gene encoding transmembrane protein 115, whose protein sequence is MAAIKGLGRNIPYLRQQFAALLGNTSTSVKFICIVVLFSYCLSFSTETVRVLSVTPGYLLPPVFWIWTAFTFCFLEIHFWEVCVDIVTVGLCGKLIEPLWGAMEMMTFFAIVNFGVAVLSALFYLFLYMCTNDPDLLFDIHIHGLTGYIAGVAVAVKQIMPDHILVKTPIGKITNRNIPLMVWVMGVILWLFGLLEGTHPTMFLSGLLISWIYLRFYQKHNNGTRGDMADNFTFASFFPNVLQPPIAVVSNTVHGFFVRVGICRKVVRRFDMSNAPPGLIINLPGIDPHDSERRRQIALKALSERLSKDHAKPWQQERAKKHSPVPPAVSIPIPDTATPKPLASPLIPQVSVNIHNHTSTNT